A window of Pusillimonas sp. T7-7 contains these coding sequences:
- a CDS encoding S41 family peptidase → MSTRRLGGFGLMLVGALGGILVSLGITAAAQRGDPLPLKELQQFANVFAAIKSSYVEPVTDEKLINDAIKGLFDDLDPHSTYLDAEAFKEMEAVTQGGFGGLGIEIGSEDGMPKVISPIEDTPAARAGILAGDLITHIDGKPTKNMTLSEAIKLMRGEPKTSIVLTIKRQDNDKPIVVTIVRDLIKVRSVRSKMLDGNIAYVRIAQFQERTVEDLGRQLTELGAKGAPKALILDLRNDPGGLLDGAIGVSSAFLKPDVLVVSTKGRIPSANREYFSKQGSYMQSFLGNDDTQDGAKIAAWAKTVPMVVLVNVGSASASEIVAGALQDYERAKIIGSRTFGKGSVQSVLPLSEDTGIKLTTALYYTPKGRSIQVTGVEPDIEVDDTAQGSLFRLPREVDLQRHLLNSSFQEGDKEEVKEEERKVEPKMFEFGGADDYQLKQAINFLEGRPVKKNDPSLVAKADKPKAGDRKPDAEKKSPVNRNDPNVQRFRITPDGVVPVEQ, encoded by the coding sequence ATGAGCACTCGCAGGCTAGGCGGTTTTGGTTTGATGTTGGTGGGCGCGCTGGGCGGCATATTGGTCAGCCTGGGCATTACGGCGGCAGCGCAACGCGGCGACCCCCTGCCGCTCAAAGAGCTGCAGCAGTTCGCCAACGTGTTCGCAGCCATTAAAAGCAGCTACGTCGAACCCGTCACCGACGAAAAGCTGATCAACGATGCCATCAAAGGTCTGTTCGACGACCTTGATCCGCATTCCACTTACCTTGACGCCGAAGCATTCAAGGAAATGGAAGCGGTCACGCAGGGCGGCTTCGGTGGCCTGGGCATAGAAATCGGCAGCGAAGACGGCATGCCCAAGGTGATCTCGCCCATTGAAGATACGCCCGCGGCACGCGCCGGTATTCTGGCAGGCGACCTGATTACGCATATCGATGGCAAGCCCACCAAGAACATGACCCTCAGCGAAGCCATCAAGCTTATGCGTGGCGAACCCAAAACGTCCATCGTGCTGACCATCAAGCGGCAAGATAACGACAAGCCCATTGTGGTGACTATCGTGCGCGACCTGATCAAGGTGCGCAGCGTACGCAGCAAAATGCTCGACGGCAATATTGCCTATGTGCGTATTGCACAGTTCCAGGAACGCACCGTCGAAGACCTGGGCCGACAGCTTACCGAGTTGGGCGCCAAGGGCGCCCCCAAGGCGCTCATCCTTGACCTGCGCAACGATCCGGGCGGCCTGCTCGATGGCGCTATAGGCGTGTCGTCCGCTTTTCTGAAGCCTGATGTGCTGGTGGTGTCCACCAAAGGCCGCATACCTTCGGCCAATCGTGAGTACTTCTCAAAGCAGGGCAGCTATATGCAGAGCTTCCTGGGTAATGACGACACCCAAGATGGCGCCAAGATCGCAGCCTGGGCCAAGACGGTGCCCATGGTCGTTCTGGTCAATGTCGGCTCGGCTTCAGCTTCCGAGATCGTGGCGGGCGCCTTGCAAGACTACGAACGCGCCAAGATCATCGGCAGCCGCACCTTTGGCAAGGGCTCGGTGCAAAGTGTATTGCCGCTCAGCGAAGACACCGGCATCAAGCTGACCACGGCGCTTTATTACACGCCCAAGGGCCGCTCCATTCAGGTAACGGGTGTCGAGCCCGATATCGAAGTCGACGATACCGCGCAGGGCAGTCTGTTCCGCTTGCCTCGCGAGGTCGATCTGCAACGCCATCTGCTTAACAGCAGCTTCCAGGAAGGCGATAAAGAAGAAGTAAAAGAAGAGGAACGCAAGGTCGAGCCCAAGATGTTCGAGTTCGGTGGCGCCGACGACTACCAGTTGAAGCAGGCGATCAATTTCCTGGAAGGGCGTCCGGTCAAGAAGAACGACCCCAGCCTGGTGGCCAAGGCCGACAAACCCAAGGCCGGCGACCGGAAGCCTGACGCTGAAAAAAAAAGCCCAGTGAATCGAAATGATCCCAACGTTCAGCGTTTCAGAATCACCCCAGACGGAGTGGTGCCGGTAGAGCAATGA
- a CDS encoding molybdopterin-synthase adenylyltransferase MoeB, whose protein sequence is MNDEQLLRYARHILLDEFGIEGQDKLQAARVLIVGAGGLGSPAAAYLAASGVGHLVLADDDEVELSNLQRQILHTTDRVGWPKAESGKHMLAALNPQIHIEALVQRLDDEALDEQVGLADLVLDCCDNFATRHAVNRACVKHRKPLVSGAAIRFAGQISVFDLRRDDAPCYHCLFPEADDAEELRCATTGVLAPLVGIVGSTQAAEAIKILTGMGEPLVGRMLCLNALDMQWQTLRFKRDQACLVCADRDGRQAAAPPS, encoded by the coding sequence ATGAACGACGAACAGCTGCTGCGCTATGCCAGGCATATATTGCTCGATGAATTCGGCATAGAAGGGCAAGACAAGCTGCAGGCCGCGCGGGTACTGATTGTTGGCGCCGGCGGCTTGGGCTCTCCGGCGGCGGCCTATCTGGCTGCATCGGGCGTCGGCCACTTGGTGCTGGCCGACGACGATGAGGTCGAGCTCAGCAACCTGCAGCGCCAAATCCTGCACACTACCGATCGTGTAGGCTGGCCCAAGGCCGAGTCAGGCAAACATATGCTGGCAGCCTTGAACCCCCAGATACATATCGAGGCGCTCGTCCAGCGCCTCGATGACGAAGCGCTGGACGAGCAGGTGGGCCTGGCTGACTTGGTGCTGGACTGCTGCGATAATTTTGCCACCCGGCATGCGGTGAACCGTGCATGCGTGAAGCATCGCAAGCCGCTGGTGTCAGGGGCTGCCATACGGTTTGCCGGGCAGATCAGCGTGTTTGATCTGCGCCGTGACGATGCGCCCTGCTATCACTGTCTTTTTCCTGAAGCTGACGATGCCGAAGAGCTGCGCTGCGCCACCACAGGCGTGCTTGCGCCCCTGGTAGGCATCGTTGGCAGTACTCAAGCGGCAGAGGCCATCAAGATTCTGACCGGCATGGGCGAGCCTTTGGTGGGACGCATGCTGTGTTTGAATGCCCTGGACATGCAATGGCAAACTCTGCGTTTCAAGCGTGATCAGGCTTGCCTGGTGTGCGCAGACCGTGACGGCCGGCAAGCAGCCGCCCCACCGAGTTGA
- a CDS encoding pyrimidine 5'-nucleotidase: MRPARAVKAAAYPRRPASRTQAQETVWLFDLDNTLHDCSKGIFKAIDGSMGRAVATTLGLDADAANALRKSYWQRYGATVIGMVRHHGVNAGNFLALSHDFHIAPLVHAENGLGRKLKLLKGRKILLTNAPLFYAREVLKTLGILHHFEHVWAIDQMTIQGRMRPKPSLSLMRQVLARLCVPASQVVLVEDTLRNLKSARQAGMRTVHVFHPGTPFSSLHGGRSLYVDLRVNSVGRLLAGRHGLRTPGKPDHA, encoded by the coding sequence ATGCGGCCGGCTCGGGCAGTCAAGGCTGCAGCTTACCCGCGGCGGCCAGCCAGCCGCACACAAGCGCAAGAAACCGTGTGGCTGTTCGACCTGGACAACACGCTGCACGACTGCTCCAAAGGCATCTTCAAGGCCATAGACGGCTCCATGGGGCGTGCCGTGGCCACGACCCTGGGCCTGGATGCCGATGCGGCCAATGCCTTGCGCAAATCGTACTGGCAGCGCTACGGCGCCACCGTCATAGGCATGGTGCGCCATCATGGCGTCAATGCCGGCAACTTTCTGGCGCTCAGCCACGACTTTCACATTGCACCGCTGGTGCACGCCGAAAATGGGCTGGGCCGCAAGCTGAAACTGTTGAAGGGCCGAAAAATACTGCTCACCAATGCGCCGCTGTTCTATGCGCGCGAAGTACTCAAGACCCTGGGCATACTGCATCATTTCGAGCATGTGTGGGCCATAGACCAGATGACCATACAAGGGCGGATGCGGCCCAAGCCATCGCTTTCCCTAATGCGCCAGGTACTGGCCCGGCTATGCGTGCCGGCCAGCCAGGTGGTTTTGGTGGAAGACACTTTGCGCAACCTGAAAAGTGCGCGCCAAGCCGGCATGCGGACCGTGCATGTGTTTCATCCGGGCACTCCGTTTTCTTCCTTGCATGGCGGCCGCAGCCTGTATGTAGACTTGCGCGTCAACTCGGTGGGGCGGCTGCTTGCCGGCCGTCACGGTCTGCGCACACCAGGCAAGCCTGATCACGCTTGA